The Streptomyces sp. NBC_00597 DNA segment CTCGCCGACGGTCCGACGTTCGGCGAGGGCGTTGATGTACGCGGTCTGGGCGCGGCCGGGGCTGTAGGTGTAGTCCAGGCGGGCCGCGGCGATGATGCCGGTGACGGCATCGGCGAACTGCCCGTCGTGCGCAGTGGCTTGCCGCTCGGGCGCGCCCGCCTCGCCCGCCTCGCCCGCCTCGCCGGGCTCGAAGCAGGCGATGTCCGTGATGGCGCCGGTGCGCTCGGCGGCCCACCGGATCCGGACCCGCATGCCGGTGTGGACGGCCTCGGGTCCGGGGGCGTCGAGGGCGTGCAGGATCGCGGTGTCCGCCCCGTCGAGCCGGACGAGGACCCAGGCGAACGGTGTGCCGAGGGGCTGATGGGGACGCGGGGAGCCGTTCCACGCCCAGGTGGTGACGGTCCCGACGGCGCCGACCTCGACGAGCTCGCGGATCTCCTCGGCGGTGACGGGGTCGTACTCGACGGGCGGGACCATCACCTTCCCGTCGGTGGTCTTGACGCCGAGGACGACGCGCTCGCGCAGCCCGCTGAGGAAGGCGCTCTGGACGGGCCCGAGGGAGCGGGTGAAGGGGAACTCGACGACGAGGGGCGCACGGAGCACCTCGGGTGGGGAGGCGGCTGCTGTCATGGAGGTTCTCCGATACTCGAAACGGTCAATACACACGCACGTGAAGCCCAACCCCACCGACACGATCCAGCCGGCGTTTGAGCCGCAGGGCCCGAGACAACGCCCGACGGGCACAAATCCAGCCCCACGGCACCCAATCCCGCCCACCGGCACCCAATCCAGCCCCGCCGGCGTTTGAGGCGCGGGGGTCCGGGACAACACCCGACCGGCACCCAATCCAGCTCCGCCGACACCCAATCCAGCCCCGCCGGCGTTTGAGGCGCGGGGGTCCGGGGGCGGAGCCCCCGCAACGGCGCCGCACCGGCACGCGACCGCCGGACCCGGCACGGCATCCGCCGAATCACCAGGCCCCCGCCGGATCGAAAGGGCACCGCAGGGCCCCGCCTACTCCCGCCGGTACAGCGGCGCCCGCTTCTCGGCGAACGCCCGCGCCCCCTCCTTCGCGTCGGCCGTGTCGAAGATCGGCCACCCCCGCACCAGTTCGGCGGCCAGCCCTTCCCGCTCGGTCATCTCGGCCGTCTCGTAGACGGAGGCCTTGACGGCCTCGACGGCCAGCGGCCCGCACGCGTTGATCCGCCCGGCGATCTCCAACGCCGCCTCCAGCGCGCCCCCCTGCGGGACCACCCGCCCGATCAGCCCGATCCGGGCGGCCTCTTCGGCGGAGTAGGGGCGCCCGGTGAGCAGCATCTCCAGCGCGTGCGTCCGCGGGATCTGCCGTGGCAGCCGTACCGTCGAGCCGCCGATCGGGAACAGGCCGCGCTTGACTTCGAACAGTCCGAAGGTGGCGCCTTCACCCGCGACGCGGATGTCCGTGCCCTGGAGGATCTCGGTCCCGCCGGCCACGCAGTAGCCCTCCACCGCCGCGATCACCGGCTTGCGCGGCCGGTGGTGGCGGAGCATCGCCTTCCAGTGCAGGTCGGGGTCGGCTTTCAGCCGGTCCCGGTACTGGTCTCCGGCCATCCCCTTCCCGGCCAGCGCCTTGAGGTCCATCCCGGCGCAGAAGTCCCCGCCCGCGCCGGTCAGGACCACCGAGCGGACCGTGTCGTCGGCGTCCGCCTCCAGCCAGCCGTCGTAGAGGCCCACCAGCAGCGGCAGCGAGAGCGCGTTCTTCGCCTCGGGTCTGTTCATGGTGAGCACCAGCGTGGCGCCGTGGCGCTCCACGGTGAGGTGTTCGGTCCCACCCATTGCCGTCCTCCCGTCTCAAGACCTAGAACAGGTTGCAGGAGGGCCCGGTGCAGTTCAATAGTTTTCTGACACCCAGTCAGATTTCTTGGGTCGCGCCCTTCCCACTTGTGCTGGGCAACGCTCTAATGACCGCCGGGCAGCACAGCCATGGCCCGGCAACGCGAAACCTCGGGGGTGAGGAGGAACGGTGGAGTACAACCTTGCCGACCTGTTCGAGTCGGTCGTCGACGTGGTCCCGGACCGCGAGGCCCTTGTGTACGTGGACCACCCCGGCACCGGCGCCGAGCGCCGCCTCACGTACGCGGAGCTGGACGCCGCGGCGAACCGCATCGCGCACCACCTG contains these protein-coding regions:
- a CDS encoding Zn-ribbon domain-containing OB-fold protein; translation: MTAAASPPEVLRAPLVVEFPFTRSLGPVQSAFLSGLRERVVLGVKTTDGKVMVPPVEYDPVTAEEIRELVEVGAVGTVTTWAWNGSPRPHQPLGTPFAWVLVRLDGADTAILHALDAPGPEAVHTGMRVRIRWAAERTGAITDIACFEPGEAGEAGEAGAPERQATAHDGQFADAVTGIIAAARLDYTYSPGRAQTAYINALAERRTVGERCPSCHKVYVPPRGTCPTCGVATTEQVEVGPAGTVTTYCIVNIKAKNLDIEVPYVYAHIALDGADLALHARIGGIPYDQVRMGLRVEPVWTEGGRHPDHYRPTGEPDADYDAYKELI
- a CDS encoding crotonase/enoyl-CoA hydratase family protein, coding for MGGTEHLTVERHGATLVLTMNRPEAKNALSLPLLVGLYDGWLEADADDTVRSVVLTGAGGDFCAGMDLKALAGKGMAGDQYRDRLKADPDLHWKAMLRHHRPRKPVIAAVEGYCVAGGTEILQGTDIRVAGEGATFGLFEVKRGLFPIGGSTVRLPRQIPRTHALEMLLTGRPYSAEEAARIGLIGRVVPQGGALEAALEIAGRINACGPLAVEAVKASVYETAEMTEREGLAAELVRGWPIFDTADAKEGARAFAEKRAPLYRRE